One genomic segment of Hordeum vulgare subsp. vulgare chromosome 2H, MorexV3_pseudomolecules_assembly, whole genome shotgun sequence includes these proteins:
- the LOC123430071 gene encoding uncharacterized protein LOC123430071, producing the protein MANQHRRFLHRRMPRVAPACSAAVVQRFIVNRCRSVPAIAPSASRAGGHQLLPPRLMAFPSRGRSTASSRGVRLRLAVRRRHALEGASRGRVGCGPCRRLMTASSAPSRTERRAIRVGGRGGLAEARGSWPGMPSRLRASSPDVVDRRGAAIPGLGWCDAMYRRCCQAASSAERSRVPPLVA; encoded by the coding sequence ATGGCAAACCAGCACCGCAGGTTCTTACATAGGAGGATGCCTCGCGTCGCACCTGCGTGCTCTGCTGCCGTTGTGCAGAGATTCATTGTGAATCGCTGCCGCAGCGTGCCGGCCATCGCGCCCAGCGCTTCGCGTGCTGGAGGGCACCAGTTGCTGCCACCACGCCTGATGGCGTTTCCGTCCCGTGGTCGCTCCACTGCGTCATCGAGAGGAGTGAGGCTGCGGCTAGCCGTACGACGCCGCCATGCGCTTGAGGGCGCCTCGCGTGGCCGCGTGGGTTGTGGACCGTGTCGTCGGCTCATGACTGCCTCGTCCGCGCCGAGCCGGACGGAGCGCCGCGCTATTCGCGTTGGAGGCCGGGGAGGACTGGCTGAGGCCCGAGGGTCGTGGCCTGGGATGCCATCGCGCCTGAGGGCGTCCTCGCCCGACGTGGTCGACCGCCGCGGCGCCGCCATCCCCGGTTTAGGATGGTGCGACGCGATGTATCGCCGCTGCTGCCAAGCCGCGTCGAGCGCCGAGAGGTCGCGGGTGCCGCCATTGGTGGCATGA